In Neomonachus schauinslandi chromosome 8, ASM220157v2, whole genome shotgun sequence, the genomic stretch GTGGGATCCGTGGACGCGGAGCAGGGCAGCTGACAGATCGTGAAGGAGGATTCCGCGGGGTTGTGAGGAGGGACAGGGCCTGGGGCTGGCTCCCGATAACCCCCGCTCACCTTCAGAACCGCCACTTCCTGCCCCACAGGTATGTCGGGGAGCTGATCTCTGATGCCGAGGCTGATGTGAGAGAGGATGATTCCTACCTCTTCGACTTAGACAACAAGGTGGGCAGGAGACCCCTCTGTGCCTTGCAGCCAGGCAGCAGATAGAAACGTAGGGAGGAGGGACTGGGGGGTCCGTCGTGGGTGGGGAGGTTGGCCAGGCAAGCAGGGTAGTGGGGGATGTGAAGTGCTGCCCTGCCCGCAGGATGGAGAGGTGTACTGCATCGATGCCCGTTACTATGGCAACATCAGCCGCTTCATCAACCACCTGTGTGACCCCAACATCATCCCCGTCCGGGTCTTCATGCTGCACCAAGACCTGCGCTTTCCACGCATTGCCTTCTTCAGTTCCCGAGACATCCGGActggggaggagctggggtgAGGTGTTTCCAGGGTGTGCCCGGGGTGTGGGAGATGCAGCAAGCCCGGGACCAGATGCCGGAGGCTGGAGAGTGCCTGGGGTCTGGCATGGATTAGAGCCGAGCCTCTCAAGACAGTATGAATGGAGTCCTGGGCCTcgcagattttgattcagtagacttgggatggagcccaggattCTGCACGTCTGACGAGCGCGCAGGCAGGGCTAGTGCGGCGGGTCCGTGCGCAGAGAAGGGCTGGGAGCCTGTCGGAGACCGTGGGGGTGGGTGCTTTGGGGCAGGCCTGGGCTGCTGGCTCTGGATCCCCTAGCCTCCTGTCCTCCTCCGACAGGTTTGACTACGGTGACCGCTTCTGGGACATCAAAAGCAAATACTTCACATGTCAGTGTGGCTCTGAGAAATGCAAGCACTCCGCCGAGGCCATCGCCCTGGAACAGAGCCGCCTGGCGCGCCTAGACCCCCACCCCGAGCTGCTGCCCGAGCTCAGCTCCCTGCCCCCCGTCAATCCCTGAGAGCAGACCACACACGAATCCCACCCCCGGGTGGCTGCCCGCTCAGCAGCCCCCTCGGCCACTTGCTGCTCACAGCCCACACCTTGGGGCGCTGccatcttctctcccctcccccttcacacATTCCTTGGCCCGAGACCCCAGCCAGGCCCTGGAGGTCTGACAGCCCCTCTCTCCCAGAGCTGGTTCCTCCCTGGGAGGGTTAACTTCAGGGCTGGCCACTCCCTGTTCCCCATCCTCAGCTGAAGTTCGATGAATTGAAATTGGGCCTCTATGCCAGCTGGTATCCTTtgttctcaataaatactggGTTTGGTAATAAACTGTCTTGATGATTGTTGGGGGGCCGGGGGCTTGGTCAGGGAGGAAACACACACAGCTAGAAGGAATGTGGGTCCAAGGGACCAAGCAGGATGGGAAGCAGGCTGGACAGGTGTGGCTGGTGTGGACAGCCAcccaaggggaggggagggttgtgGGGAGACCACTGTGGACAGGGTCCAGTCAAGGGCTAAAAGGCAAATCTCAACACTTCATCTTCGGCAGGAGAGTGTAGGTGTGAGTGAACCACAGCTGAAGTAATTTGCAAAAACAGGATTTTCTTAAAGCATGCCCTGGTCCACAGAGCCCGCGGCAAGCAGGCAAGCAGCCCTGAGCCGGTGCCAGGCTCGGCCTTCCAGGCCTCCAGCAGGGCACTGCCCCGGCGGAGTTGAGAAGGAGGAACCAGAGTGTCGGGACCACAGGCGGAGGTGGGGCTGTGACGTGTGGGAGGGCGGGGCGGGCGGCAGGTGAGTCGCTAGGTCTCCCTGGCTCCAATCACTCTGGAGACTGAACCATGGGGGGAAAACAGGACGGGGATGAGGCCTCTGGTGAGTCTGAGGGCAAGGCTGGGGCAGAGGCCCAGGACCCTcggagggaggggaggccaggctgggcctGCTCTTGGGGAACGATGGCTGGGGctggccccagggagaggggctgaggggagtCCTGAGTCCCTGAAGGGAGGGTGTGGAAAGAGCTGATGGAAGGAAGTagagtcagggtcctgggaggaggATTGGGTTCAGGGTCTGGGGGCCTTTGCCAGGGAGACTTTGGAGAGTGaagctggggagctggggctggaatCTGGGTCCCTCAGGGCAGGGCCCTGGGAAGCAAAGCCTGAATGGAAGAAGGCAGGGTCAGCATCCTGAGCAGGAGGATGGGGCTCAGGGGCCGGGAGGTCTGTGTGCTGCAGAGCCCATAAAGGGTGAGGCTGGGGTCTGGGCCCCTGTCAGGAGGAACAGCTGGGGTCCCTGTAAGGAAGAGGAGTTTCAGTCTGGACCCTGGGTCTCTGAGGGAAAAACGGTGCTAGAAGTCTGCTTCCCAGGGTCTCTGTGAGCAGTGACAGCAGGAGTGGGGTGTGTTTGGGGGTCCTGTGAGGCCACTCCCTGTGTTAGGGGTGTGGGCCTCTGTGGAGAGGGGGCCGGGTCCTGCCTCTGGGGTCTCTGTCAGGAGGGGAAGACTTCTCGGGGTACTATGAAAGATAGGGGCAGGGGCTTCACAAGGGCTTCCTATGAAGGGtaaggcaaggggagagggagcagggagcctatctGCAGAATCTCCGTGAGGACGCAGGGCCAGGAGCCTGTCCCAGAGACCCCTAGGATTAGGGTGGGGTGTTCTGAGACAAGAGGGAACTGTGACACCAGCCTCTGGGCTCCCTGTGAAGCAGTAAGGGCCACGGGCCTGCCTGCAGGGTCCCTTGGGGCTTAGAGGTCTGAGCTCCTGGTCTGAAGGGGAGGGAATCCCAAGGGAGGGGCCTCCCAGAGGCAAAGCTTGGGTTCCTAAGCAGGCTAGGACAAGGAGCAGTAAGGCCTCCCCAGTAGACTTCCTGGAACAGCTTTGGGTCAATCATTGATCTCATGTGTGAGAGCCATGGAGGGACAGAGTCCAGAACACCTAAGGAGAAGGAATCTCACCCCTTCCCACACTCTTGCCcaaccctctgccctccctgctctgtgccaaCACAGGACCCTAGCTGCctggccccacctcctccctgtgtGTACTCAGGGAGGACCAGGAACAGGACATGGCCACAATCTAAACCAACCACAGTCTCAACCACCCGGCTCAGGTGTCACCCTGACTGCTCACCCAGAGACTGGCAGTGGCCTGGGGTCCCTTTGGGTGGGGAGGCCTTACaggggcccctccctgcccaggtcCTCCAGGAGTTaatgcctttggctccagtctcTTTCCCTGCGGCCTTGGGCCAGAGGGTGGAGGTAGGACCTGgggcagctgtggggaggggctgtGACCTCCCTGAGGTGCTCTAGATTTGTGCCCACCCTGGCCTGggcacagggaggggagagggataagGACTGGGGTGGGAGAGCCACTGGGGTGGCTTGACTCAGAGTCCCACATCCAGCCAGGGGGAGACACAGGAGAAACGGGCCAGGATGGGGGCAGGAGGCGAAGGCTGTTTCCCTGGCTGCCAGCCTTGAGGTGTGAGCTGGAAACAACCTTTTAAGgcccccttttcccctccctccaaaGCCAACTTGGTGGAGTTCACGGTGAGCAGGGAAGCTGCTGCCCAGGCCTTAATCCTACCTCTCCTGCTCTCCAACTTCTCCCACCAGCTCTGCCCCTGTCCATCTCCCCCTGAACTCCTGAGGGCCAGGGAGGATTCTGGGCCAGGGTAGGATCACACTGCAAGGAAGGATGTGGGAGGGACAGGACATGGGGAGAGACATCCACTCAGGCTTCACTCTCCCTATCCTCCCCGTGCCCTCAGGGAAACCAGCCAAATATGACCCCACCTTCCGAGGTCCCATCAGGAACAGGTAAGTTCTGGGCACCTGCCCAACCAGGGGGTGGTGGTCTTCGTTTTGCATTGTATTTGCTGAAATATTGGTAATaagtttataaaaaagaaaactcctgcCCCAGGAAAGTGGTGCCCTTGGGTGAACTCTTCTGTCTGGGGCAGGCACAAGGGGCCTTCTGGGGTGCTGGTGaggttctgtttctttcttctttttttttttttaaagattttatttatttatttgagagagagagaatgagagagagagagagcacgagggggggagcgtcagagggagaagcagactcctcgccgagcagggagcccgatgcgggactcgattccgggactccaggatcatgacctgagccgaaggcagtcgcttaaccaactgagccacccaggcgcccgaggttcTGTTTCTTGACCTGGAAGCTGGCTACACGGGTGTGTGCTGTTTGGGAAAATTCATCCAGCGGAGCACTTAGGAGTTGTTTACTTTTCTGGGTCATACTTCAGAAGTTTACTCACCCAAAAAACggttatttggggggttttttgtcaTCACACACACCTTCCTGAGGACAAATGGAAACAAGCGCTTCTTATTTATTCCCTGGTGCATTGTGAGAAAAAggttttcttagaaaaataaaataaaacctaccgGCACGCCTTCTCCAGCATCCCCCGACTCTCCAACCCGTGACTCCTCCAAACCATGTGCCCCGCCTCCCCCTCCAAAGcctccccccacttctctcccAGGAGCTGCACAGACATCATCTGCTGTGTCCTCTTCCTTGTCTTCATTCTGGGTTACATCGTGGTGGGGATCGTGGGTGAGTTTCCAGTGGGCGCGGTGCTGGGGcggtggtgggagggggggagAGCAAGGACCATCCCCgaggctgctccccaccccccaagtccCACTCTCTGGTGATTCAACTCTCCATCTGCTTCCAGCTTGGGTGTACGGAGACCCCCGGCAAGTCCTCTACCCCAGGAACTCTACCGGCGCCTACTGCGGGGTAGGGGCTAATGAGTGAGTACaaaggcaggaagaggggcagatcgggacgcctgggtggctcagtcgttaagcgtctgccttcggctcaggtcatgatcccagggtcctgggatcgagccccgcgttgggctccctgctcagcgggaagcctgcttctccctctgcccgttgctccccctgcttgtgcgctcgctctctgacaaataagtaaataaaatctttaaaaaaaaaaaaaaaaagaggggcaggCTCCCCAGCATGGTTCCAACACTCAGGCTCCAGATCCTTCCtctgttgccccccccccccccgcccgcccgcccccgcccccgccccggggccaCAGCCTCCCTGAGTTTCCCCAGGCGAGGCCGCATTGAGCAGCCTCCATTTCTGAGCAGCTGGCTTCTGATGCCCTCCGAAAATGGGAGGCAGAGCCATGGTTAAGTGCATGGGTTTTAAAGTTCAGAATTTAGCGTTTGACTCCCCAACTGGGCTAAGTCAGTTCTGGTCgtatggccttgggcaaggtagtcaacctctctgagcttttgaTTTCTTAATCTGAAACTCAGGGGGGATCCCTGAAATCATGCCATCAGTTCCGCCCTCAGGAAACTTtcagtaaataataaaaccttcCCAATGACATGGCGTTTACTACGTTCCAGGCAGACGGTGTactttgcacacacacactcatttaaaCCCTACGAAGCAGGTCCTCTTACCTTACACCTGATGGGATTGAGGCAGTGggcagttaagtgacttgctcaaggtcataaaaCTCTTAGCCATTTGGTAGCAGCTTCGATGCTCAGTTACTCTGGGAAGTCTTCCGGGTGCCTCCTGTATCTTCCCAGCTGAACTGAGCTTCCTAAGGCCAGGAGCTGAGTGGTGTGCATCAGGGTATGAGCCCCACACACGCTTCCACTGGGCCCACTGTATTCTTGAGCCAGGGCCCCGGCAGtcctccctttccccacacctGACCAGGCCCTGATGCCCACACTTCCTTCCCTCCCGCAGAGATAAACCGTATCTTCTGTACTTCAACATCTTCAGCTGCATTCTGGCCACCAACGTCATCGTGGTCGCTGAGAACGGCCTGCAGTGTCCCACATCCCAGGTCAGAGCCGGGGACCCACCTCTGCCCCGGTCGCCCCCAGGGTCCAGGTACCAGCCCCTCAGcactctctctgcccccaggTGTGTGtgtcctcctgcccccaggaCGCATGGACGGTGGAAGCCAAGCAGCTCTTCCAGAAGGTTGGGGAGGTCTTCTACATGGCAGACAGGAACTTTTGCCTGCCAGGGGTGCCCTGGGATATGGTGAGAACCACCTCCAGTGTCATCCCTGTGGCCAAGGAGGAGTCacctgggtggggggatggggagttgGGTAGGTGActatggtggtggggggggtggtgcggGGGGCTCGCTCCTTCATCCTgctctgtctgtgtgtctgtatgtccTCCCCCGACCCCCAGCCAGTGACCCAAAGCCTGCAGCAGGAGCTCTGCCCCGGATTCCTCCTCCCTTCCACTCCAGGTGAGAAGCTGCATTCCTTCCTCGGGCAGCATCTAGTCCTGTATTCTTATTGctcaaatgaggaaaccaagcccAGAGAGAGTAAAGTCATGCAGCTTGTCTGGCCGAACTGGAATTAGCACCGGGTCTTCATTTTGCTCTCTGCATCTTGACCCTACCGTCTTGTGCACCTGCTGGGCACCAGGCACCCAGGCGAGTCACAGGGCAGATGAAACTGCTCCCGGTTCGAGCTACATTTTAGGTGCAGAGATCAGAGATGTTGGCAAAGACACTGCATGAGCATCCCACAGAAACACAGCTGGGCAAATGTACCCACACACGTTAATGTCTGTGCCCTGGGAGCAGACTGGATGTCCAGCCAGACTCACAAGCAAATGTGGCTGGGTACTGGGCTCGCAGTtggctttctaattttttctatatGTTCTTCTTTCCAatagtcaatggtatttttttttccgcCCCCCCCGTCAATGgtatttttaataggaaaaatttttaattatagcaTGAGAAAACAGCCAATTCTCAAATAAGTACAATAAAAAGATCTCAAGTGAATGCTCCAAACTCAGATCCAGATTCCAGCACTTtccagctgtgtggtcttgggccaattactcaacctctctgagctttgtttcctcatctttagaaTGTAAATGCCAAAGCCAGCTTGCCTGGCAAAGTCGTTGGAAGGGTGGAGATAAAGGATTCTGtaggcacataataggtgctgaaggagttggggaaggggtgagaaggcttcctggaggaggtgacatggAGATGGAGCTGAACAGGGAGTAATGGATGGGATTTCTGGAGGGAGAACACTCAGAGAGAGGCTCAGGGAGAGCAGAAGTAGAGGTGAGGGGAAAGTGGGCTGAGTTCCGATGGTAGGGCCTTGAAGCCTGGCCAGGGAGCATGGGCGCTCCAGGGCAGAGCTGCTGGAAGTGTCTGAGCAGCAGAATGCTCTAGAGCCCGGGAATGAGGAGGCATGGTCTCCCTGACTCTTGGGCAGAGGGGGGTTGAAGGGTGGAGTATaagggtgggtggagggtggagtGTAAGAGTCAGGCCAGAGGAAATGCGGGTCTCCACCTGGCAGAGACAAGGACGGGAGGAAGTGGTCCTGAGAGACCGGGAAAGAAGCTGGCTGGGGCCCCGCGGGGCAAGAACTCCCTCTTGGCTGTGGAGTCAAGAGCAGCtctctgggtggggagggggggcaaagcccatctctcctgccttccctAAGGCCACTCGGGTGCTGGGTGGAGGCCAGAGGCTTTCAAGGCAAAGCTCTGGGCCtgcccacccaggagccccggttTTCTCCCCCCAGCTCTGGGGCGTTGTCTTCCACTGGCGAACAGCACTCCACCTGAACTCCCAGGGATCCCCAGCAACACCTCCATCTCCCACGGGATCAGGTGGgcatcctcctgcccccacacctcTGTCCCgtaccccttccccccccaagAGCCCCATCTgactctgcccccccaccccgccgaaGCGGTGTTCTTGACAGCCTCAGTGCCCGTGACATCACTGTGAAGATCTTCGAAGATGTTGCCCAGTCCTGGCATTGGATTCTTGTGTGAGTCCCCGGTCCCCctactctctccttccctgctgccctccccctcctctggcCCCTAGCCCAATGTCTGAAGCAGAAACTTTGGACAGAGGAGGAGCCTGGAGCTCAGAACTGACCCCACACCCAACAAGATTTGTAAGAGAAAGGGGATCTAACCTGGGGACATGGGGAGTGTGAGGCATTCGGGAGCctcagaaagggagaagattCAGGGGCCCAGGGATGACTCTCAACTACTTCACCCTGCCTGCAGCGCCCTAGGTGTGGCTCTGGTCCTGAGCCTGCTGTTTATCCTGCTTCTGCGCCTGGTGGCCGGGCCGCTGGTGCTGGTGCTGATCCTTGGGGTGCTGGGCGTGCTGGCATACGGCATCTACCACTGCTGGGAGGAGTACCGAGTGCTGCGGGACAAGGGTGCCTCCATCAACCAGCTGGGCATCACCACCAACCTCGGCGCCTACCGCAACGTTCAGGAGACCTGGCTGGCTGCCTGTGAGTGCCCTGCCCGCTGCCGGACCACCAGCCGCCCAGGGGCTGGCCCGGCCCTTGCCGAGCCCCGGCCCTGACGCAGGCCCCTCTGCTCCCTGTCCGCCCCTAGTGATCGTGCTGGCTGTGCTTGAAGGcatcctgctgctgctgctgatctTCCTGCGGCAGCGGATCTGCATCGCCATCGCCCTCCTGAAGGAGGCCAGCAAGTCAGAACCTGTCtgggagggagatggggcagAGGACAGGGGTGCAGGCATGGCATGGCAGTGCTGGGAAGGTGGCGGGGAGCCCCGGAAGAGAAGGACAGAGTTACGCAGTGGTTAACACTGCCGTGTGACTCAGTTTGTCTGAGACTCGGTTtacccacctgtgaaatggggacaataatagtttttttttttttaagattttacttatttatttgagagagagcataagcagggggagtggcaggcagagggagagggagaagcaggcttcccgccaagcagggagcccgatgcgggactcgatcccaggaccctgggatcatgatctgagccaaaggcagacactcaaccgactgagctgcccaggcgcccaggggtggggggcaataATAGTTCCTacttcaggggtgtctgggtggctcagttggttaagcgactgccttcggctcaggtcatgatcctggagtccagggatcgagtcccgcatcgggctccccgctcagcggggagtctgcttctccctctgaccctcccccctctcatgtgctctctctctctcattctcgctctctcaaatgaataaataaataaataaatcttaaaaaaaaaaaaaatagttccctCTTCGtagggttgtcatgaggattaaatgagttagtgtCTTGTCAGGTTCCCAGaacaggaagcaggctctccatgaGGAGCAGTCAGAAAGGTGGCTGCCGTGGTGGTGGCTGAGGGGTGGGATGGCAGGAGCCCAGGCTTGTTCCCACCCCAGCCCTACCTGCCGAGCCCGTCAGGAGACCGGACTTTGAGGACTCTGCTCCCTTATTCTCCCTGAAGCTGCCCCAGGTGGCTCCTCTGCTACTCTGATTTCCTCTAAGGGTCCCTTGAGCCTGGTTTATTCAATTCCGTTCATTcagtgagcacctactgtgtgcccagcctGGGGGACAGAGCAGGCCCTGGCAAGGGCAGCGGTGGGGACCTTATCAGGGTCAGCCCCAGGACAGGATGATGGGTGGGCGCTGGGGCCCGGGGCCGTACTGATGGACTACTCTTACCTCCCTGCAGGGCTGTGGGGCAGATGATGTCTACCCTGTTCTACCCTCTGGTCACCTTTGTCCTCCTGCTCATCTGCATTGTCTATTGGGCCATGACTGCCCTGTATCCTTTGGCCACATGGCCAAGGCCCTTCTGAGGGGGGATCggcagtgggggggggcggcggggaagGGGCAGTATTTACCTGTACAATGCCTTAGTGCAATGGGAAGAAGGTGCCCCTTCCTCCGGGCAGACACAGGCCTGCCCCTGGACAGAGTTGAAAGACTGAGCCCAGGCTGATTTCCAACCCTTTCTGCAGTGAACAACCTGCGCAAGTGCCTGGGAAGGTGTCCCTGAGGAAGGTACCCGTGGAGACCCCCATGTGACTACGCCTTCTTCCTTGACTCCCCTCTGGGTACCTGGCCACATCCGGGCAACCCCAGTATGTCCTCTGGGTGGCCAACGCCAGCTTGCCCGGCTGTGAGAAAGTGCAAATGAATACATCGTGCGACCCCATGGTGAGGGGATTTGGGGTGGACATGGTGGTGGGCACCAGCAGGGTTGAGGTGACCTTAGGGGCCAGCTGGTCCAAATCCCTCATTGTGCAGCAGAgactgaggaccagagagaaaaaggagttcCCTCAAGGTCACATGACAGGCCCCCAGCAGAGCCAGAAAGGGGGCCAGCAGTGGACTCCGGATCCAGTATGCCTCCCCCTCAGCCACCCCTactcagagaaggaaactgaggctggaggagGCGTGCGGCTCTGGGAAATCGGGGTCggcccttcccaccctcccctggACTGGCCTCTGCCAGGAGGACTGTTAGCCACTTGGGCCTCCAGTCTCAGtccattcatctgtaaaatggagacaatcaTAATACCTGTCCCTCGGAGTGGCTGAGAAGATTGAATGACATCAGGCACGTAAAGTGCTTTGTACAATGTCTGGCACCTGATAAGAGCTGATAACTGTAGatgggttttgtttcattttaaagccTTTTTCCTGGGAACAAAGTGCCTTAGGCAATAGGCAGGTGGggctgggcggtggggggggggggaagagaagcCGCTTCCCCACACTCTGCCCTCTGGGATTCCCAGAAAGTGCACGGGAATGCAGGGGATTTGCTGTCCTCAGAGCTTTCGTGGGGCCACCTCTGGGAAGCTGGGATTGGGGGCTTTGCTCCCAGGCATTAGCCCACTCTACAataggagagggagggaggttggTTTACATTTAGGGAGGACCCACCCTGTGCCAAGCACTAGGTATGCAAAGCTCCAAATGACCTGGTTCTCGCTTCCAGCTTGTTCAGGATCTAGCAGTAGAGACTGCTAGAAACCCACAGTTACAAAGTGGAAAGTAgttattttcctattaaaaaattttgagggcgcctgggtggctcagttggttaagcaactgccttcggctcagatcatgatcctggagtccctggatcgagtcccgcatcgggctccctgctcagcgaggagcctgcttctccctctgaccctcccccctctcatgtactctctctcattctcgctctctcaaataaataaataaatctttaaaaaaaaaatttttttttgaagacacaCAGCAATTTCAGCAATTCTTAAGATTTTTGTCACATTTGCTGGAAagggttgttgggtttttttggtttttgttttacttgtgtgttttttactttttattgtggaaattttCAAACCCACACAAACTCTCACCTTCCCACTGTCTTTGTTTCATCCatctccactcccccaccccccacaatccttttttttttttttttaaagatttttatttatttatttgagacagagagaatgagagagagagagcacatgagaggggggagggtcagagggagaagcagactccctgccgagcagggagcccgatgctggactcgatccagggactccaggatcatgacctgagccgaaggcagtcgcttaaccaactgagccacccaggcgccccccacaatCCTTTTTCCTGGAGTTTTTTAAGGTAAATTCTGGACATAAGTGCCAGTTCACCCGTAAACACATCAGGATGGATCTCGACAGATAAgcactttttaccttttttttttaaataatctctacccccaacgtgagGCTCAGACTCaactctaagatcaagagtcgcacgctccacagattgagccagccaggcgccctgacagaTAAGGACTTTAAAAAGCATAaccaaaggggcgcctgggtggctcagtcggttgagcatctgactcttgatttcggctcagatcatgatctcagggcg encodes the following:
- the SLC44A4 gene encoding choline transporter-like protein 4 isoform X2; this translates as MGGKQDGDEASGKPAKYDPTFRGPIRNRSCTDIICCVLFLVFILGYIVVGIVAWVYGDPRQVLYPRNSTGAYCGVGANEDKPYLLYFNIFSCILATNVIVVAENGLQCPTSQPVTQSLQQELCPGFLLPSTPALGRCLPLANSTPPELPGIPSNTSISHGISGVLDSLSARDITVKIFEDVAQSWHWILVALGVALVLSLLFILLLRLVAGPLVLVLILGVLGVLAYGIYHCWEEYRVLRDKGASINQLGITTNLGAYRNVQETWLAALIVLAVLEGILLLLLIFLRQRICIAIALLKEASKAVGQMMSTLFYPLVTFVLLLICIVYWAMTALYLATSGQPQYVLWVANASLPGCEKVQMNTSCDPMAQPVNSSCPGLRCVFQSYSSTGLVQRSLFNLQIYGVLGLFWTINWVLALGQCVLAGAFASFYWAFHKPRDIPTFPLSSAFIRTLRYHTGSLAFGALILTLVQIAQVILEYIDSKLRGAQNPVARCIMCCFKCCLWCLEKFIKFLNRNAYIMIAIYGKNFCVSAKNAFMLLMRNIVRVVVLDKVTDLLLLFGKLLVVGGVGVLSFFFFTGRIQGLGRDFENPSLNYYWLPIMISILGAYVIASGFFSVFGMCVDTLFLCFLEDLERNDGSLDRPYYMPKSLLKILGRKNEAFPGDKKKKKK
- the SLC44A4 gene encoding choline transporter-like protein 4 isoform X1 gives rise to the protein MGGKQDGDEASGKPAKYDPTFRGPIRNRSCTDIICCVLFLVFILGYIVVGIVAWVYGDPRQVLYPRNSTGAYCGVGANEDKPYLLYFNIFSCILATNVIVVAENGLQCPTSQVCVSSCPQDAWTVEAKQLFQKVGEVFYMADRNFCLPGVPWDMPVTQSLQQELCPGFLLPSTPALGRCLPLANSTPPELPGIPSNTSISHGISGVLDSLSARDITVKIFEDVAQSWHWILVALGVALVLSLLFILLLRLVAGPLVLVLILGVLGVLAYGIYHCWEEYRVLRDKGASINQLGITTNLGAYRNVQETWLAALIVLAVLEGILLLLLIFLRQRICIAIALLKEASKAVGQMMSTLFYPLVTFVLLLICIVYWAMTALYLATSGQPQYVLWVANASLPGCEKVQMNTSCDPMAQPVNSSCPGLRCVFQSYSSTGLVQRSLFNLQIYGVLGLFWTINWVLALGQCVLAGAFASFYWAFHKPRDIPTFPLSSAFIRTLRYHTGSLAFGALILTLVQIAQVILEYIDSKLRGAQNPVARCIMCCFKCCLWCLEKFIKFLNRNAYIMIAIYGKNFCVSAKNAFMLLMRNIVRVVVLDKVTDLLLLFGKLLVVGGVGVLSFFFFTGRIQGLGRDFENPSLNYYWLPIMISILGAYVIASGFFSVFGMCVDTLFLCFLEDLERNDGSLDRPYYMPKSLLKILGRKNEAFPGDKKKKKK